From a region of the Paenibacillus sp. FSL R10-2734 genome:
- the def gene encoding peptide deformylase: MDDIVREGHPVLRTVAEPVELPLKEEDRETLQCMLQFLKNSQDPEISEEYNLRSGVGLSANQIGLTKRMFVMYSTDERGRIVEHAWVNPKIISHSLTMVYLPESEGCLSVDRPVHGFVPRYESVKVKGFDLEGNVVVLKFKGYQAIIIQHEIDHLDGIMFYDRINKEHPFKLPQGVEIRNLYE, from the coding sequence ATGGATGATATTGTACGGGAAGGCCATCCCGTGCTTCGTACCGTAGCAGAACCCGTGGAGCTTCCTTTAAAGGAGGAGGATCGTGAGACTTTGCAATGTATGCTTCAGTTTCTGAAGAACAGTCAGGACCCAGAGATTTCCGAAGAATACAATTTACGCTCTGGCGTAGGTCTGTCGGCGAATCAAATCGGCCTTACGAAGCGTATGTTCGTGATGTATTCTACGGACGAGAGAGGGAGGATCGTAGAGCATGCTTGGGTTAACCCTAAGATCATCAGTCACTCACTAACCATGGTGTACTTACCAGAGAGTGAGGGGTGTCTGTCCGTTGATCGACCGGTGCATGGATTTGTACCTCGTTATGAATCTGTAAAGGTAAAGGGATTTGATCTTGAGGGTAATGTGGTTGTTCTTAAATTTAAGGGCTACCAAGCTATTATCATCCAGCATGAGATTGACCATCTCGACGGAATCATGTTCTACGACCGGATCAATAAGGAGCATCCATTCAAGCTTCCTCAGGGAGTGGAAATCCGCAACTTGTACGAGTAA